One stretch of Kluyveromyces marxianus DMKU3-1042 DNA, complete genome, chromosome 8 DNA includes these proteins:
- a CDS encoding Zn(II)2Cys6 transcription factor (GAL4-like Zn2Cys6 binuclear cluster DNA-binding domain) — protein sequence MEGQENREIGVANNLDYVSDDKNGLKKRKSTYSRKGCLQCKKAHTKCDERKPQCTRCAKRAINCTYKNHFVFQKNEFSSSSPGLEYVQSGLGTDNLNNCIDTQHTATATTITNTTNTNTNTNINNNADINTTNNNNRLDQQHQQQHNLNSHAHVVNNIHNNNSGQADKSSDPNAYGVGPTPMGIPVPAGYHNASMPLQMVGTTPSLQLPISPTPGSTINSPIGNANIPVSNNVGAYVPTHHGPMNLGTHYPQNLGNPSGVTTLPPLNVELTQGMGNQPKKTDDSPGMPDHAAAQQMKGINGLQQQQQPSQQYPDQRVYHQTVSPGSKPYPYPSLQYQRQKSGGLMASDTNFNTHLYNNGKLSNDPPGTFPTDIGFDQRKLYQSVKQSLAPNANKNNLYTTTAPSPSTNNVPLEKSTSNLDYRLMSDSKNNGTSNDSFSISREKSGSALGTDTDGNNLDSDIVNIRDYIYISPTDWNFLNLLRFDQNDTRDNTPELEQSMQTNLFQLCWRGASSSEIHSVFNSYDPIQILYATENPSTATTIPLDDPKLLNFIWTVVRTTLLCGNLILFPFKDHFDLLLDIFISMGRKYPLMKDVFVYVASLFMKDTYYNSNLKYFAHIWDRYVRMPTLKRCLDQLTVLIRKSNDYCDNISLAFTVTLLFAANSANKSTEWRTHLRGVHDLFQRVERLKPSQIKDEHTEKNAHECYLFVKDWFCHAEVLAWITSDNGGCFSSQEDLEKLLNQAAYSKYNLLNGRLDLIRGYTADYYPIFTMLSSNLLKSKKQGKPLSGTNMLRSYFLESDSEVLNSLKNVGLNALALLRNIPIDDEYLNQATIGLSDVRLKLSMKNCTRMYHYALELYLEIFFLRKQIVSQYVQRRLEKMLECLFSIPFQSTCSITCHWPIYLGALISLLIKDQTLYSHYTSVLKSFVTNGMNVASNSLERLSHISKALSYGDYNSLVDPAHDYIVY from the coding sequence ATGGAAGGGCAGGAGAATAGGGAGATTGGTGTTGCCAACAACCTTGATTATGTGTCCGATGATAAAAATGGTTTGAAGAAGCGAAAGTCTACGTATTCGAGGAAAGGATGTCTTCAATGTAAAAAGGCCCACACCAAGTGTGACGAAAGGAAGCCTCAGTGCACCAGATGTGCAAAGAGAGCCATAAATTGTACGTACAAGAAccattttgttttccagAAAAACGAATTCTCAAGCAGTAGTCCTGGGTTAGAGTATGTTCAGTCTGGATTAGGTACCGATAACTTGAACAATTGCATAGACACCCAGCatacagcaacagcaacaacaataactaatactactaatactaataccAATACTAATATCAATAATAATGCTGACATCAATACaaccaataataataatagacTTGATCAGCAGCATCAGCAACAGCATAATCTTAACTCACATGCTCATGTGGTTAACAATATTCACAATAACAATAGTGGCCAGGCAGATAAAAGTTCAGACCCTAATGCATACGGTGTTGGTCCAACACCAATGGGGATTCCTGTTCCAGCTGGGTACCATAACGCGTCGATGCCATTGCAAATGGTAGGAACTACGCCTTCTTTGCAACTGCCGATTTCTCCAACTCCAGGGTCTACAATAAACAGCCCTATCGGAAACGCTAATATACCAGTTAGCAATAATGTTGGTGCATACGTTCCGACACATCACGGACCTATGAATCTTGGAACCCATTATCCGCAGAACCTTGGCAACCCAAGTGGGGTAACGACTCTACCACCATTAAATGTAGAACTAACACAAGGAATGGGTAACCAGCCCAAGAAAACTGATGACTCTCCCGGAATGCCCGATCATGCTGCTGCTCAACAAATGAAAGGCATAAATGGtttacaacaacagcaacaacctTCTCAGCAGTACCCAGATCAAAGGGTATATCATCAGACTGTAAGCCCTGGATCCAAGCCGTATCCTTACCCAAGTTTGCAGTATCAAAGACAAAAGTCAGGTGGTTTGATGGCCTCTGATACCAATTTCAACACGCATCTTTACAACAATGGgaaattatcaaatgatCCTCCAGGAACGTTCCCAACTGATATTGGTTTCGATCAGCGGAAACTTTACCAAAGCGTTAAACAGAGTTTAGCTCCCAACgcaaacaaaaataatttGTACACTACCACAGCTCCCTCTCCTTCTACAAACAATGTTCCTTTGGAAAAGAGTACTAGTAATCTAGATTACAGGTTAATGTCTGATTCTAAAAATAATGGAACTTCCAATGATTCATTCAGCATTAGCAGAGAGAAATCTGGGTCAGCATTAGGGACTGATACAGATGGTAACAATCTGGACTCAGATATCGTTAATATAAGAGATTATATCTACATTTCTCCGACTGACTGGAACTTTTTGAACCTCCTAAGGTTCGATCAAAATGACACTCGAGACAATACCCCAGAGTTGGAACAATCCATGCAGACTAATTTATTTCAGTTGTGTTGGAGGGGTGCTTCAAGCAGCGAAATACATTCTGTATTCAACTCCTATGATCCAATTCAAATCCTCTACGCTACCGAAAACCCTTCAACAGCGACAACAATCCCATTAGACGATCCAAAACTATTGAACTTTATCTGGACAGTAGTAAGAACTACTTTACTCTGTGGGAACTTGATCTTATTCCCATTCAAGGACCACTTCGATCTGCTACTGgatatttttatttcaatgGGCAGAAAATATCCATTGATGAAAGATGTGTTCGTTTATGTGGCTTCGCTATTTATGAAGGATACATACTACAACTCTAATTTGAAGTACTTTGCCCATATTTGGGATCGGTATGTTAGAATGCCAACTCTAAAGAGATGTTTGGATCAGCTCACGGTGTTAATCAGAAAATCAAACGATTATTGCGATAATATATCGCTTGCATTCACGGTAACTTTATTATTCGCTGCTAACAGTGCTAATAAGAGCACAGAGTGGCGAACCCATCTCAGAGGAGTTCATGATCTATTCCAAAGAGTGGAGAGATTGAAACCCTCTCAAATAAAAGATGAACACACAGAGAAAAACGCACACGAATGCTACCTTTTTGTGAAAGATTGGTTTTGTCATGCTGAAGTTTTAGCATGGATTACTTCTGACAATGGAGGATGCTTCAGCAGCCAAGAAGACCTTGAGAAACTATTGAATCAAGCTGCTTATTCGAAATATAACCTTTTGAATGGACGCTTAGACTTAATCAGAGGGTACACAGCAGATTATTATCCCATCTTTACCATGCTCAGTAGCAACCTgttaaaatcaaagaaacaaggGAAACCATTATCTGGTACAAACATGTTAAGGTCGTACTTCTTGGAATCAGATTCAGAGGTTTTAAATTCACTGAAGAATGTAGGGCTGAATGCTTTGGCTCTACTCAGGAATATTCCTATTGACGACGAATACCTTAACCAAGCTACTATTGGGCTTTCTGATGTCAGATTGAAGTTGTCGATGAAAAACTGCACTAGAATGTATCATTATGCTCTCGAATTGTACCTCgaaatatttttcttaAGGAAACAAATAGTATCTCAGTATGTGCAACGCAGGTTAGAAAAAATGCTCGAATGTCTCTTTTCTATTCCATTCCAAAGCACTTGCAGTATCACATGCCATTGGCCCATCTACTTGGGTGCCCTAATCTCATTGTTGATTAAGGATCAAACTTTGTATTCACACTACACTTCTGTCTTGAAATCATTCGTGACTAATGGTATGAATGTTGCTTCAAATTCTCTAGAGAGGCTTTCTCATATATCCAAGGCATTATCATATGGGGACTACAATAGTCTTGTAGACCCAGCACACGACTACATAGTTTATTAG
- a CDS encoding dipeptidase, with amino-acid sequence MDSYKARLDALLEHTPIVDTHNDFAWLIRMQLHNQIHKFGFNFNSENITCHTSIPKLRKGRVGIQFSSGFVECKDPDQYSHDFNLKSSVIRDTLEIFDLTKRICSEYPNDLKFVTSCDEAIAAYHEGKIAMPLAIEGLHQIEGSLSVLRQYYELGIRYATLNHNCDNPFSTAASSITAGLPDLGLTPLGVECIKEMNRLGIMVDLSHTSYKTMHDVLKVTQAPIIFSHSCAWSLTHHERNVRDDVLLRVKENGGVVQVCFFGNFLAQDPSKPTEATIDDLVDHIFYIASLIGWEHVGFGGDYDGMEETPKGLEDVSKYPDVIYKCMERGASDEDIRGLMGSNLLRVWKSVEIISQIIQGRLPRGRAVEAEWEGRVWEYYDYLKDVNEVFPGSKDIYFDSHVWLPSNH; translated from the coding sequence ATGGACTCATACAAGGCCCGTCTGGACGCTCTACTGGAGCATACGCCGATCGTTGATACGCATAATGACTTTGCGTGGCTGATTCGCATGCAATTGCACAACCAAATCCATAAATTTGGCTTTAATTTCAACTCCGAGAATATCACATGCCACACCTCGATTCCGAAGTTGCGTAAAGGTAGAGTTGGGATCCAGTTCTCGTCAGGATTCGTCGAGTGTAAGGATCCAGACCAGTACAGCCACGATTTTAACTTGAAGTCGAGTGTAATTAGGGATACACTTGAGATTTTTGACTTGACGAAAAGGATCTGCTCTGAGTACCCAAACGATCTGAAATTTGTGACCAGCTGTGATGAGGCGATTGCAGCTTACCATGAGGGTAAAATTGCAATGCCGTTAGCCATTGAAGGTTTGCATCAAATTGAGGGTTCGTTGAGTGTCTTGAGACAGTACTATGAGCTGGGGATCAGATACGCTACTCTAAATCATAACTGCGATAACCCGTTCAGCACAGCTGCATCTTCAATCACAGCTGGACTGCCCGACCTGGGACTCACGCCGTTGGGTGTGGAGTGTATTAAGGAGATGAACAGACTAGGTATAATGGTGGATTTGTCTCACACTTCGTATAAGACCATGCACGATGTACTTAAGGTGACCCAGGCACCAATCATCTTCTCCCACTCCTGTGCGTGGTCTTTAACTCATCACGAGCGTAACGTGAGAGATGACGTCCTTTTGCGTGTAAAAGAGAATGGAGGTGTTGTACAAGtatgtttctttggtaaTTTCTTGGCTCAGGATCCAAGCAAGCCAACAGAGGCCACTATCGACGATTTAGTGGATCACATTTTCTATATCGCATCTTTGATCGGTTGGGAACACGTTGGTTTTGGTGGAGATTACGATGGTATGGAAGAAACTCCCAAGGGGCTTGAGGATGTTTCTAAGTACCCAGATGTCATTTACAAATGTATGGAAAGAGGCGCATCGGACGAAGATATCAGAGGCCTGATGGGAAGTAACTTATTAAGAGTGTGGAAATCGGTGGAGATTATCTCCCAGATAATCCAGGGAAGACTACCAAGAGGTAGGGCCGTTGAGGCTGAATGGGAAGGCAGAGTATGGGAGTATTATGATTATCTTAAGGATGTTAATGAGGTTTTCCCTGGAAGTAAAGACATTTATTTCGATTCGCACGTATGGTTACCTTCAAACCActag